The following proteins are encoded in a genomic region of Synechococcus sp. CBW1002:
- a CDS encoding NAD(P)/FAD-dependent oxidoreductase has protein sequence MAPIPSPTTTAEAWLSSFAAALAGGDPQAVVALFGPECFWRDLVAFTWNLRTEEGPEAIAAMLAARLADVAPHGFQLRGEASEAGGRVEAWFGFETRVGRCSGHLRLRDGRAWTLFTALDELKGHEERVRERRPAGAQHGVHPGRQSWAERREGERQALGVTEQPDVVIVGGGQAGLSLAARLRHLEVSALVLEKQPRPGDHWRRRYKSLCLHDPVHYCHFPYLPFPEGWPLYTPKDQLADWMEAYVSVMGLNVWGGSPVRSARFDPAEGRWQVSTERDGQPVVLRPRHLVFAMGVSGYPLMPSLPGAESFAGDQHHSNAHPGPDAYRGKRCVVVGSNNSAHDIAAALWEAGAAQVTMLQRSSTLIAPVPALEKYGFADVYSERTVAQGITAEQSDMTIASIPYKLLPQWQKPIYDAMRVEYADLYARLEKAGFLLDFGADDSGVFMKFLRRGSGYYLDVGASELVADGRIQLRSGVQIERLTPQTVVLNDGSELEADLVV, from the coding sequence ATGGCGCCGATCCCGTCTCCCACGACCACTGCCGAAGCGTGGCTGAGTTCGTTCGCGGCTGCTTTGGCGGGTGGCGACCCCCAGGCCGTGGTGGCGCTGTTTGGCCCGGAATGCTTCTGGCGCGATCTGGTGGCGTTCACCTGGAACCTCCGCACCGAGGAGGGGCCCGAGGCCATCGCGGCCATGCTGGCGGCCCGCCTGGCGGATGTGGCGCCCCATGGCTTCCAGCTCAGGGGCGAGGCCAGCGAGGCCGGCGGCCGGGTGGAGGCCTGGTTCGGTTTCGAAACGCGGGTGGGGCGCTGCAGCGGCCACTTGCGCCTGCGCGATGGCCGCGCCTGGACCCTGTTCACCGCCCTCGATGAACTGAAGGGCCACGAGGAGCGGGTGCGCGAGCGGCGGCCGGCCGGCGCCCAGCACGGCGTCCATCCCGGGCGGCAGTCGTGGGCTGAGCGCCGCGAGGGGGAGCGGCAGGCCCTGGGAGTGACGGAGCAACCGGATGTGGTGATCGTGGGCGGCGGCCAGGCCGGCCTGAGCCTCGCCGCCCGTCTCCGTCACCTGGAGGTGTCGGCCCTGGTGCTGGAGAAGCAGCCCCGCCCGGGTGACCACTGGCGACGCCGTTACAAGAGCCTCTGTCTGCACGATCCCGTTCACTACTGCCATTTCCCCTATCTCCCTTTCCCCGAGGGCTGGCCCCTCTACACCCCCAAGGATCAGCTGGCCGACTGGATGGAGGCTTACGTGAGCGTGATGGGGCTGAACGTCTGGGGTGGTTCGCCGGTCCGCAGTGCCCGCTTCGATCCGGCTGAAGGTCGCTGGCAGGTGAGCACCGAGCGCGATGGCCAGCCGGTGGTGCTTCGCCCCCGCCACTTGGTGTTCGCTATGGGTGTGTCGGGCTATCCGCTGATGCCGTCGCTGCCGGGGGCGGAGAGCTTCGCCGGTGATCAGCACCACTCCAATGCCCATCCCGGCCCCGATGCCTACCGCGGTAAGCGCTGCGTGGTGGTGGGCTCCAACAACTCCGCCCACGACATCGCCGCCGCCCTCTGGGAAGCCGGAGCCGCCCAGGTGACGATGCTGCAGCGCAGCTCGACGCTGATCGCGCCGGTGCCTGCGCTGGAGAAGTACGGCTTCGCCGATGTCTATTCGGAGCGCACCGTGGCCCAGGGCATCACCGCCGAGCAATCGGACATGACGATCGCGTCCATTCCCTACAAGCTGCTGCCCCAGTGGCAGAAGCCGATCTACGACGCGATGCGCGTCGAGTACGCCGATCTCTATGCGCGCCTGGAGAAGGCCGGGTTCCTGCTCGATTTCGGTGCCGACGACTCCGGTGTGTTCATGAAGTTCCTGCGGCGGGGTTCGGGTTACTACCTCGATGTGGGCGCCTCGGAGCTGGTGGCCGATGGTCGCATCCAGCTGCGCAGTGGCGTGCAGATCGAACGGCTCACGCCCCAGACGGTGGTGCTCAATGACGGCAGTGAGCTGGAGGCCGATCTGGTGGTGTAG
- a CDS encoding cupin domain-containing protein — MIQPACPLGFYAALLPVAALVVSGAPALSQQVPVVAPGHEQLAPAPGAPTAQVGVAVRRLGGQPLDHDFRALLGRELRLRELTIAPGGSITLHRHDQRPGVAYILAGQMTEWRGPGFTPRVIGPGEAVFEATGVSHWWRNQGTTPARALVVDIVPVSAP; from the coding sequence ATGATCCAACCAGCATGCCCGCTCGGCTTCTACGCCGCGCTTCTGCCCGTTGCAGCCCTGGTCGTCAGCGGCGCTCCGGCCCTCAGCCAGCAGGTTCCCGTTGTGGCTCCAGGTCACGAACAGCTGGCACCGGCGCCGGGAGCTCCGACTGCCCAGGTGGGGGTGGCGGTCAGGCGCCTCGGCGGCCAGCCGCTCGATCACGACTTCCGCGCCCTGCTGGGGCGGGAGCTGCGCCTGCGGGAACTGACCATTGCCCCAGGAGGCAGCATCACCCTGCACCGCCATGACCAGCGCCCCGGGGTGGCCTACATCCTCGCGGGCCAGATGACGGAATGGCGTGGCCCCGGGTTCACCCCCAGGGTGATCGGCCCTGGAGAGGCGGTCTTCGAAGCCACCGGTGTCAGCCATTGGTGGCGCAATCAGGGCACCACCCCAGCCCGGGCTCTGGTGGTCGACATCGTTCCGGTCTCCGCACCCTGA
- a CDS encoding IS5 family transposase: protein MRGQRERSGSLFSYVSIEDRIPAGHPLRRIRKLADQALDRLNPTFCDLYAAEGRPSVPPEQLLLASLLQAFYGIRSERLLLEQLHYNLLFRWFVGLSPDDPIWHPTTFTKNRERLLNEQVMGKFLEKLMGAPEVKPLLSDEHFSVDGTLLQAWASHASLERIDGQDDPPPPPSGPGEGFGAPKPGKKRAKGDFRGIKLSNKTHRSSVDPDALLCRKSKAHPALPSYRGHVLMDNRHALIVDCRVTQATGTGERDAAKAMAAAVPGAHQKTIGADKNYDTKGFVAEMRRIAVTPHVAQNTSRPGGSAIDGRTTRHVGYAKSIHARRGIEKVFGWIKQWGGLRQFKLRGTEKVSAVFGLNVIAYNLIRLGNLLKPAMAAA from the coding sequence ATGCGAGGTCAACGGGAGCGCAGCGGCTCCCTGTTCTCCTACGTGTCGATTGAGGATCGGATCCCGGCCGGCCATCCGCTGCGGCGGATCCGCAAGCTGGCCGATCAGGCCCTCGATCGCCTCAATCCCACCTTCTGTGATCTGTACGCCGCAGAAGGCCGGCCATCAGTGCCGCCGGAGCAACTGCTGCTGGCCTCGTTGCTGCAGGCGTTCTACGGCATCCGCTCGGAGCGGTTGCTGCTCGAGCAGCTCCACTACAACCTGCTGTTCCGCTGGTTTGTGGGGCTGAGCCCAGATGATCCGATCTGGCATCCCACCACATTCACAAAAAACCGGGAGCGGCTGCTGAACGAGCAGGTGATGGGGAAGTTCCTGGAGAAGCTGATGGGTGCTCCGGAGGTCAAGCCGCTGCTCAGTGACGAGCACTTCTCCGTCGATGGCACCTTGCTGCAGGCCTGGGCCTCCCATGCCTCACTGGAGCGGATCGATGGGCAGGACGATCCGCCGCCACCGCCGTCAGGCCCTGGCGAGGGTTTTGGCGCTCCAAAGCCCGGCAAGAAGCGAGCGAAAGGGGATTTCCGCGGCATCAAGCTCAGCAACAAGACCCATCGCTCCAGCGTCGATCCAGACGCGCTGCTGTGCCGGAAGTCCAAGGCCCACCCCGCACTCCCCAGCTACCGGGGGCACGTGCTCATGGACAACCGCCATGCCCTGATCGTCGACTGCCGCGTCACACAAGCGACGGGCACCGGGGAGAGGGATGCCGCCAAAGCGATGGCGGCTGCCGTCCCCGGTGCCCACCAGAAGACCATCGGCGCCGACAAGAACTACGACACCAAGGGCTTTGTCGCCGAGATGCGCCGCATCGCCGTGACACCGCATGTCGCTCAGAACACCAGCCGCCCTGGTGGTTCCGCCATCGATGGGCGCACCACCCGCCACGTGGGCTACGCCAAGTCGATCCATGCCCGCCGCGGCATCGAGAAGGTGTTTGGCTGGATCAAACAGTGGGGAGGTCTGCGCCAGTTCAAGCTGCGCGGCACCGAGAAGGTGAGTGCGGTGTTCGGCCTGAATGTGATCGCCTACAACCTGATCCGCCTGGGCAACCTGCTCAAACCGGCGATGGCGGCGGCGTGA
- a CDS encoding AbrB/MazE/SpoVT family DNA-binding domain-containing protein, protein MTSSGPQGSSPDPGRHFQQAIRRWGNSLAVRLPTDCLRQAGLREGDQIEIVVGPDGRLSLEPLRKLDRSVLAADLRQLQATMPLTPSVIEECRGGERW, encoded by the coding sequence GTGACTTCTTCCGGGCCTCAGGGCTCTTCCCCGGATCCAGGTAGGCACTTCCAGCAGGCGATCCGCCGCTGGGGCAACAGCCTGGCCGTTCGGCTCCCCACGGATTGCCTGCGTCAGGCCGGCCTGCGGGAAGGCGATCAGATCGAGATCGTGGTTGGCCCTGATGGCCGACTGAGCCTGGAGCCTCTGCGCAAGCTGGATCGCTCTGTCCTGGCCGCTGATCTGCGCCAGCTTCAGGCCACCATGCCTCTCACCCCTTCGGTGATCGAGGAATGCCGCGGCGGTGAACGCTGGTGA
- a CDS encoding secondary thiamine-phosphate synthase enzyme YjbQ: MERADLGDGLLVAAGQHTTTRRVSAALVVNENEERLLADIERFFLELVPADRPWLHNDLHLRPDIAPDEPRNAHSHLIALLLGNHLSLPVVAGRLGLGGYQAVLLVGLDGPRQREVLVQLWG; the protein is encoded by the coding sequence GTGGAGCGCGCCGATTTGGGTGACGGCCTGCTGGTGGCGGCCGGGCAGCACACCACCACCCGTCGGGTTTCGGCGGCACTGGTGGTGAACGAGAACGAGGAGCGGCTGCTGGCCGATATCGAACGCTTCTTCCTGGAGCTGGTTCCGGCCGATCGGCCCTGGCTGCACAACGATCTGCACCTGCGGCCCGACATCGCCCCGGATGAGCCGCGCAACGCCCACAGCCACCTGATCGCCCTGCTGTTGGGCAACCACCTCAGCCTGCCGGTGGTGGCGGGTCGGCTGGGGCTGGGGGGTTACCAGGCGGTGCTGTTGGTGGGGCTTGATGGCCCGCGCCAGCGGGAGGTACTGGTGCAGCTGTGGGGCTGA
- a CDS encoding AbrB/MazE/SpoVT family DNA-binding domain-containing protein: protein MTQSRPQDRSADAGQHFPQAIRRWGNSLAVRLPADCLRQAGLQEGDQIDIVVGADGRLSLEPLRKLDRSVLAADLRQLQATMPLTPSVIEECRGGERW from the coding sequence TTGACACAGTCCAGGCCTCAGGATCGCTCAGCTGATGCTGGCCAGCACTTCCCGCAGGCGATCCGCCGCTGGGGGAACAGCCTGGCGGTCAGGCTCCCGGCCGATTGCCTGCGTCAGGCCGGACTGCAGGAAGGCGATCAGATCGACATCGTCGTTGGAGCTGATGGCCGCCTGAGCCTGGAGCCTCTGCGCAAGCTGGATCGCTCTGTCCTGGCCGCTGATCTGCGCCAGCTTCAGGCCACCATGCCTCTCACCCCTTCGGTGATCGAGGAATGCCGCGGCGGTGAACGCTGGTGA
- a CDS encoding type II toxin-antitoxin system VapC family toxin, producing the protein MIYLDTSVVVALLTPEERSAQALDWFAESRDFLISSDWLITETHSALGIKQRHHGLSSEVRQAAGEQFERLLQGGVELRSLDRDRFRQAADLLQDPGLGLRPGDALHLAVALHSRCTHLASFDSRMQQAATALGMRPALE; encoded by the coding sequence ATGATCTATCTCGACACCAGCGTGGTGGTGGCTCTGCTGACCCCGGAAGAACGCAGTGCCCAAGCGCTCGACTGGTTTGCGGAATCCCGCGACTTCCTGATCAGCAGCGACTGGCTGATCACCGAGACCCACAGCGCCCTGGGGATCAAGCAGCGCCATCACGGCCTCAGTTCTGAAGTACGCCAGGCCGCTGGGGAGCAGTTCGAGCGCCTGCTGCAGGGCGGTGTGGAACTTCGCTCCCTCGATCGCGACCGCTTTCGCCAGGCAGCGGATCTGCTCCAGGATCCGGGGCTCGGCCTGCGCCCGGGTGACGCCTTGCATCTGGCGGTGGCGCTGCACAGCCGTTGCACCCATCTGGCCAGCTTCGATAGTCGGATGCAGCAAGCCGCGACTGCCCTCGGGATGAGGCCGGCACTGGAGTAA
- a CDS encoding amidohydrolase family protein — translation MSNQQSVDTLISGGIVVTMDIHRRVIADGAVAIKAGRIVAVGERASVEASCSPQQRIDAIGRAVIPGLINGHAHLPMTLFRGLADDQDLDDWLQHTIFPAEAMNVDEAFVRCGTRLGLAELIRGGITTVCDMYYYEMAVAEEVAAAGLRGLLGQALIDFPAPDAADHATALNTIHRFVERWQGHALITPAIAPHAPYTVGDEHLIEAHRFALERDCPLIIHLAESRHEVSESLRLKGARPVEHLARLGVLSEHMVAAHVVWAEAHELDMLAHHGVGVVHNPQSNMKLASGVAPLPQMLSRDMAVGLGTDGSASNNDLSLWEEIDTAAKLHKLITADPKVVSAQQAFELATIRGARALHLEAQIGSLEVGKRADVVVLEMEAIDQVPLSSIYSALVYATKANDVCDLLVNGRVLMRDRQLITIDEAQVRNASLVLRHQIIERLQAVA, via the coding sequence ATGAGTAATCAGCAATCCGTCGACACCCTCATTTCAGGTGGCATCGTCGTCACCATGGATATTCATCGACGCGTCATTGCCGATGGGGCCGTGGCCATTAAGGCAGGCAGAATCGTTGCCGTCGGGGAGCGTGCATCCGTCGAAGCGAGCTGCAGCCCCCAGCAGCGCATCGATGCCATCGGGCGCGCCGTCATTCCAGGGCTGATCAATGGCCATGCCCATCTGCCGATGACTCTGTTCCGTGGCCTGGCGGATGACCAGGACCTCGACGACTGGCTGCAACACACGATCTTCCCTGCCGAAGCGATGAACGTGGATGAAGCCTTCGTGCGCTGCGGCACACGCCTCGGACTCGCTGAGCTGATTCGCGGCGGTATCACCACCGTCTGCGACATGTATTACTACGAAATGGCCGTAGCCGAGGAGGTGGCAGCCGCCGGGCTGCGCGGTCTGCTTGGGCAAGCTCTGATTGACTTCCCAGCTCCCGACGCCGCCGACCATGCCACGGCGCTCAACACCATCCATCGCTTCGTGGAGCGCTGGCAGGGTCATGCCCTGATCACTCCGGCGATCGCCCCGCATGCCCCCTACACCGTGGGAGATGAGCATCTGATCGAGGCTCACCGATTCGCCCTTGAACGCGATTGCCCGCTGATCATTCACCTGGCGGAAAGCCGCCATGAGGTTTCAGAGAGCCTGCGGCTCAAGGGGGCCAGACCCGTGGAACATCTGGCGCGCCTCGGGGTGCTCAGCGAGCACATGGTGGCGGCTCATGTCGTCTGGGCAGAAGCCCATGAACTCGATATGCTGGCCCACCATGGCGTCGGCGTGGTGCATAACCCTCAGTCGAACATGAAGCTCGCCTCCGGTGTAGCACCGCTACCGCAGATGCTGTCGCGGGATATGGCGGTTGGACTAGGCACTGATGGCTCGGCCTCCAATAATGATCTTAGCCTCTGGGAGGAAATTGACACGGCAGCCAAGCTGCACAAGTTGATCACGGCTGATCCCAAGGTGGTCTCCGCACAGCAAGCGTTTGAGCTCGCTACGATCCGCGGGGCGAGAGCCCTGCATCTGGAAGCCCAGATCGGCTCTCTGGAAGTGGGCAAGCGGGCGGATGTCGTTGTGCTGGAAATGGAAGCGATCGACCAGGTTCCTCTAAGTAGTATCTATTCGGCTCTGGTCTATGCCACCAAGGCCAATGATGTCTGCGATTTATTAGTGAATGGCCGTGTGTTGATGCGTGATCGCCAGTTAATCACCATCGACGAAGCACAGGTCAGAAATGCTAGCCTTGTTCTTAGACATCAGATCATCGAACGGCTTCAAGCCGTTGCTTGA
- a CDS encoding IS5 family transposase has translation MYRRHNNGQISIKEFHLPFGGTLDPENRWVQLEGLIPWDELEETYAPQFSATIGAPAKSVRMAFGALYIKQKLGLTDEETVHQIRENAYIQFFLGFAGYTAKAPFDASMMVHFRKRFSDEDLRRINELVVQRGKEILLEALAQAADDDDHDDRDSSGGGAQLELDALIKPADWPEGKNWGTLTIDASCTPADITYPRDLKLLNEARTTTERVIDDLCSQSSGFRRHRPRYDRGLARAHFLRVAKQKRPRRRKVKAAIKHQLGYVRQNLKAIDALIGCGARLSELKRHWWQKLLACSELERQQGLLLASQTNSIPDRLVNLVQTHIRPMVRGKARAAVEFGAKISVSVQNGFPFLHRISWNPYNEGEDLIAQAEKYKLDTGSYPERICADRIYITAKNRHFCTRNGIRLSGKRLGRPPKDPDVTTAHKHQLRSDQARRNEVEGVFGSGKRKYSLDLIMARLPAGAESSISMAFVVMCAEKVLRLLRLFFVLLFGWIYSFFMAWSAIRAPEGICKPCF, from the coding sequence ATGTACCGGAGGCACAATAACGGTCAGATCTCAATCAAGGAGTTCCACCTGCCATTTGGCGGCACACTTGATCCCGAGAATCGCTGGGTTCAACTGGAGGGGCTGATCCCATGGGATGAGCTGGAAGAAACCTATGCCCCTCAATTCAGCGCCACAATTGGCGCTCCAGCCAAATCAGTGAGAATGGCCTTTGGTGCTCTCTACATCAAACAGAAGTTAGGGCTCACCGACGAAGAGACAGTCCATCAGATCAGAGAGAACGCCTATATTCAGTTCTTTCTCGGCTTTGCGGGCTACACAGCTAAGGCACCGTTTGATGCCTCGATGATGGTGCACTTTCGCAAGCGTTTTTCTGACGAGGATCTGCGCCGTATCAACGAGCTGGTGGTGCAGCGCGGCAAAGAGATCCTTCTGGAAGCACTTGCTCAGGCAGCAGACGATGACGACCATGATGATCGTGATTCCAGTGGAGGAGGCGCTCAGCTAGAACTTGATGCGTTGATCAAGCCTGCTGACTGGCCAGAAGGAAAGAATTGGGGCACTCTCACGATTGATGCCAGTTGCACTCCAGCCGACATCACCTATCCCAGAGACCTCAAGCTCCTCAACGAGGCTCGCACAACGACCGAGCGAGTCATTGATGATCTGTGCAGTCAGTCATCGGGATTCAGGAGACATCGACCTCGCTACGACCGTGGCCTTGCTCGTGCTCATTTCCTGAGAGTGGCGAAGCAAAAACGACCACGTCGCCGCAAAGTGAAGGCTGCCATTAAACATCAGCTTGGCTATGTGCGGCAGAATCTCAAGGCCATTGATGCTCTGATCGGCTGCGGGGCAAGGCTTTCCGAGCTTAAGAGGCATTGGTGGCAGAAGTTGTTGGCCTGCAGCGAGTTGGAGCGGCAACAGGGCCTTCTGCTCGCCTCTCAGACCAACAGCATTCCAGACCGCCTGGTGAATCTTGTGCAGACCCATATCCGCCCAATGGTGCGAGGCAAAGCACGTGCTGCGGTGGAGTTTGGAGCCAAAATCAGTGTTTCGGTTCAAAACGGCTTTCCGTTCTTGCACCGCATAAGCTGGAACCCCTACAACGAAGGAGAAGACCTTATCGCTCAGGCGGAAAAATACAAGCTGGATACAGGATCTTACCCAGAGCGAATCTGCGCCGACCGGATTTATATCACGGCCAAGAATAGGCATTTCTGCACGAGGAACGGTATTCGCCTCTCCGGCAAGCGATTGGGTCGCCCGCCCAAGGATCCTGATGTCACCACTGCACACAAGCACCAGCTCCGATCTGATCAAGCTCGACGCAATGAAGTGGAAGGCGTCTTTGGCTCTGGAAAGCGCAAGTATTCCCTGGATCTGATCATGGCTCGTCTACCAGCTGGTGCCGAATCCTCCATCTCGATGGCCTTTGTCGTGATGTGCGCGGAAAAGGTCTTGAGGCTGCTGCGCCTCTTTTTTGTCCTTCTTTTTGGGTGGATCTACAGCTTTTTTATGGCCTGGTCAGCGATCAGAGCGCCTGAGGGCATCTGCAAGCCATGCTTTTGA
- a CDS encoding type II toxin-antitoxin system VapC family toxin, whose translation MIYLDTSVVVALLTPEERSAQALDWFAESRDFLISSDWLITETHSALGIKQRHHGLSSEVRQAAGEQFERLLQGGVELRSLDRDRFHQSVASRSRCTHLPSFDSWMQQAAAALGMMSALE comes from the coding sequence ATGATCTATCTCGACACCAGCGTGGTGGTGGCTCTGCTGACCCCGGAAGAACGCAGTGCCCAAGCGCTCGACTGGTTTGCGGAATCCCGCGACTTCCTGATCAGCAGCGACTGGCTGATCACCGAGACCCACAGCGCCCTGGGGATCAAGCAGCGCCATCACGGCCTCAGTTCTGAAGTACGCCAGGCCGCTGGGGAGCAGTTCGAGCGCCTGCTGCAGGGCGGTGTGGAACTTCGCTCCCTCGATCGCGACCGCTTTCATCAGTCGGTGGCCTCGCGCAGCCGCTGCACCCATCTGCCCAGCTTCGATAGCTGGATGCAGCAGGCTGCAGCTGCCCTCGGGATGATGTCAGCACTGGAGTAA
- a CDS encoding IS630 family transposase, which yields MALGRPMPPLVLSEDEVQQLRALANSRSLPHSIVQRAQIVLACGAGETNTAIAKRMGLTGMTVGKWRKRYRELGLEGLHDELRPGRPRTYEDDTVAEVINRALQTKPTDGSTQWSARSLAAATGISKTTVHRWLQTFSVQPHRQKSFKLSTDPFFVEKVRDIVGLYLNPPDKAMVLCVDEKTQIQALDRTQPLLPMGLGYVEGVTHDYIRHGTTTLFAALDVATGEVITQCKPRHRHQEFLGFLRQIEKSVPEELDVHLIVDNYCTHKHAKVRAWLAQRPRFHVHYTPTYASWINQVERWFGIITQRAIRRGSFSSVKELISKIEQFVAAYNKTKAPFNWTATADSILEKLQRLCSQISGTAH from the coding sequence GTGGCGCTTGGTCGTCCGATGCCTCCGCTGGTCCTCAGCGAGGACGAGGTTCAGCAGTTGCGGGCCCTTGCAAATTCCCGGTCGTTGCCGCATTCGATCGTGCAGCGCGCTCAGATCGTGCTGGCCTGCGGTGCCGGCGAGACCAACACCGCCATCGCCAAACGGATGGGGCTGACGGGGATGACCGTTGGCAAGTGGCGCAAGCGGTACCGGGAGCTGGGCCTGGAGGGCCTGCATGACGAGCTGCGGCCGGGTAGGCCTCGCACCTACGAGGACGACACGGTGGCGGAGGTGATCAACCGGGCACTGCAGACCAAGCCCACCGATGGCAGCACCCAGTGGTCTGCGCGCTCCCTCGCGGCTGCCACCGGCATCTCCAAAACCACCGTTCACCGCTGGCTGCAGACTTTCTCGGTCCAGCCCCACCGGCAGAAGTCGTTCAAGCTCTCCACCGACCCGTTCTTTGTGGAGAAGGTCCGCGACATCGTCGGCCTGTACCTGAACCCTCCGGATAAGGCGATGGTGCTCTGCGTCGACGAGAAGACGCAGATCCAGGCACTGGACCGCACCCAGCCGCTGTTGCCCATGGGCCTGGGTTACGTGGAGGGCGTCACCCACGACTACATCCGCCACGGCACCACCACGCTGTTCGCTGCTCTGGATGTGGCAACAGGCGAGGTGATCACCCAATGCAAGCCCCGCCATAGGCATCAGGAGTTCCTGGGGTTCCTGCGCCAGATCGAGAAGTCGGTCCCCGAGGAGCTTGATGTCCACTTGATCGTCGACAACTACTGCACCCACAAGCACGCCAAGGTGAGGGCCTGGCTGGCGCAGCGGCCCCGCTTCCACGTGCACTACACACCGACCTACGCCTCCTGGATCAACCAGGTGGAGCGTTGGTTTGGGATCATCACCCAGCGGGCGATCCGACGCGGCAGCTTCTCCAGCGTCAAGGAGTTGATCTCCAAGATCGAGCAATTCGTGGCGGCCTACAACAAGACCAAGGCGCCGTTCAACTGGACGGCCACAGCGGATTCAATCCTGGAGAAGCTCCAGCGACTTTGCTCGCAGATCTCCGGGACGGCACACTAG
- a CDS encoding type II toxin-antitoxin system VapC family toxin: protein MKLLLDTHVLLWALLEPQKLSLELRNSLEDSDNTLVVSTAFAWEIATKCRLGKLQHARSVVENYAMALHRLADVDLPLSCAVARRAGLCDEPLHQRKHPPDVELCIYSEGIL from the coding sequence ATGAAGCTGCTGCTCGACACCCATGTGCTGCTCTGGGCTCTGTTGGAGCCTCAGAAGCTCTCCTTGGAGTTGCGCAACTCCCTGGAGGACAGTGACAACACGCTCGTCGTCAGCACCGCCTTCGCCTGGGAGATCGCGACCAAGTGCAGGCTGGGAAAACTGCAACACGCCCGTTCCGTCGTTGAGAATTACGCCATGGCCCTCCATCGTCTGGCGGATGTCGATCTGCCGCTCAGCTGTGCCGTGGCTCGGCGGGCCGGCCTCTGCGATGAGCCACTGCATCAACGGAAGCACCCACCAGATGTAGAGCTGTGTATCTACAGCGAGGGGATTCTGTGA
- a CDS encoding SDR family oxidoreductase, with amino-acid sequence MNHPKQLPEGIVVLTGGSRGIGHELVKLFLGSGRGVVALSRQPCADAENLIPLGVDLSHEAGLGAAVEQLNLALDGRPVAALVNGAGVVEPLGALVRQSASDLLRALCLMAVAPAQLAAAIAPLMSSGGRILNLSSRSAQSTLPGLGAYCMSKQALHAVTESLRHDLGPGIVVAELIPGEVDTGMQASLRDPDPEEFPLAPFFRGNRINLIPSDVAAQFCYWVLTQTTAEAFNRAQPWCIYEREYQPLWLAEGADFPYAAP; translated from the coding sequence TTGAATCATCCCAAGCAGCTACCGGAGGGAATTGTTGTGCTGACCGGCGGCAGCCGTGGAATCGGTCATGAGCTCGTTAAGCTTTTCCTTGGCTCCGGACGGGGGGTGGTTGCGCTCTCGCGACAGCCTTGCGCCGATGCCGAGAATCTCATTCCACTGGGCGTGGACCTCAGCCACGAGGCAGGGCTTGGCGCTGCTGTAGAGCAGCTGAATCTCGCTCTTGATGGCCGACCGGTGGCGGCTCTTGTGAATGGAGCAGGAGTTGTTGAGCCGCTTGGAGCTCTTGTACGCCAGTCCGCGTCTGATTTGCTGCGGGCGCTCTGCCTTATGGCCGTGGCTCCGGCGCAGTTGGCTGCCGCTATTGCGCCTCTGATGTCTTCAGGCGGCCGGATTCTCAACTTGTCCAGTCGATCAGCGCAGTCCACCTTGCCGGGTCTGGGTGCCTACTGCATGAGTAAGCAGGCGCTGCATGCAGTCACAGAAAGCCTGCGGCATGATCTGGGTCCGGGGATCGTGGTGGCTGAGTTGATTCCTGGTGAGGTGGACACTGGCATGCAGGCTAGCCTGCGCGATCCGGATCCTGAAGAGTTCCCCCTCGCTCCCTTCTTTCGAGGCAACCGCATCAACCTGATTCCAAGTGATGTGGCGGCACAGTTCTGCTATTGGGTGTTGACTCAGACCACAGCAGAAGCGTTCAACCGAGCCCAGCCATGGTGCATCTACGAGAGAGAGTATCAGCCGCTTTGGCTGGCTGAGGGAGCAGACTTTCCCTATGCAGCTCCATGA